Below is a genomic region from Candidatus Hydrogenedentota bacterium.
GTGGGGCTCGCTGAAGAGCTCCCGGGTTCGAGCGGTGATGGTCACGTCCTGGTTCGGTCGAACCTCCAGGGCAAACTCGCCGGCAGCATTACACCGCGCCTTACAGTCCGGACCTTGGGAGCTGTCGACTTGGGCGTATGGGAGCGGTTGCCCCTGCTTGTCTACGACAACGCCGCGTATGAACGTGCCGCGAGACAAACCGAAGTCGACGTTCTCGAGTACGCACCCGGGGGAAACCGAAACCGAGCGGTCCACCGCGGTGGCCAATTGGGCCGGAGCCCCTTCAGGCAAGGCGCAAGAGAGGCGATACAGTCCCGGGCCGAGGCCATGAATCTCGTAGTCGCCCGAAACGCCCGTGTGTTCGGAGACGCAGGAAGGAAAATGGGGTGGCTCCGATTTCTGAAAGGAAGCTCGTACCGTTGCGCCGGCGATGCCCGAATTCGTCGCCTTGTCGTAGACTCGGCCGCGAACGATTCCCGCAACCTCGAGCCTCAACACGATGTCCGGCACGGCGCCGCCCTCCGTCACGCGGGCGCGGACAGGCCCGTCCACGGTGGTCAACCGGCCATCTTCAGGCAGGAGAAGATACGTGTCGGGAGCAAGCATTTCGAACGCGAACCGTCCGGCGGCATCGGTTGTGGTTTTCTCGGGTTCGCGGGCGAGTTCTCTGCGCGCCAGAACAGAGATACCGGCGCAGGGCGCCTCGTCCGAAGCGTTCAGGCAAACGCCCAAGACGCTCCCGCCCCGGCTGAGCCGGATTACCGCATTCGACTGGCCGGCCTGCAAGGGCTCGGTGATGAGCGTGGCAAAGTCCGGGGCTTCCGCGCGCAACCGCCACGACACGGGTTTGAGCGCTTCAAACAGGAATCGCCCGTCCGGCCCGCTTTGCGTTTCGAGCGCACGCCCAAGCTCGAGGGGAAGCACGCGGCCATCGTTCTCCACGGGCATCAGAATCACCCCTGGCACGGGAATCCCGGCAGGATCAACCGTTGTTCCCGCCAGCGCGCTGCACGGGGTCAGCATGAGAGTGACCTCCCACACAGGCGCGGTCGGGGAGATACGCGCGCCGTCAATTGCCATGCAGTCTCCTTTGCGCGCAACGATCTTGTAGCCGCCACAAGGAAGTCCCGTGACGGCGAAGACGCCGGCCGCATCCGCCACGGCCGAAGAGGGTTTCGATTCCGCCAGCGTTTTTTCCGGCATCCAATAGCCGTCCGTAGAGACACGTACATCAGCTTCAGAGGCCGGTGACCCATCGTAGAGGTATGCCATGCCTTCAATAATCCCGTCAGCATCCTCGGATGGAGGCGGCGCGGACGCAGTCACGAGCGCCATGGCTCGCCGCAGTGGCTTTCGGGGTCCAACGGTGGCCCTCCCCGCCTGAATGCGGGGCCGCTGTGCTGGCGGTTTCTGCTCCTCTGAAGCCTCCCATGCCCGCCAACACCACCAGATCAGGCCCGCCGCTATAGCCAAAGCCAGCCCTGCTGAAACCAGCCTCCGCAACGACATCGCCCCGCCCTTATTGCACCAGGCCATAAGCCTCCACACGCACCTGCTCGTTCGTCTCACCCACCCGTGCGTGAAAAATGAGCGTCCCCTTCAGAACTCCCACAGGTGGCGACTTTTCTGTCGTTGATATTGTGACTTTCAGTCGATCGGGCAAGCCCCGCTCTTCAACGTTCCACGCGAAATAACCCGGCTTCGCGTTTTCTACACCTATAAGTTCCACCGCATGCCCATAAGGAGAGTATAGCTCAACTGTAGCCGAGACCGGGTCGCGAGCGCCGATGACACCTAGGTAAAGTGTCTTGTCGGACACCTCCAGAGGTAATAATACGTAGCCTGAGAACACGATAGACTTCTCAGGAACCTCCACGTCATTTGTTAACACTCGAAGTGTGGAACTGAAGTGTCCGTAAGGGATGGTGTCGCATAAAGCGGCAGTCACTTTCTGTGCACCTCTCCGAACCTCAGACATTTCAAAGGTGACATGAAAGGCGCGGCGATCATACGAGACGCTAAGAATGACGATCTCCGGCTGTCCTGGAAATGTGTTTATCTCGAAGGACTTCTTCACAGCCTCGCCCCTTCTAATCGTCCCGAATGAGACTGTCGTGGGATATTCCTCGACAACGTCTCCCTCAAGAAGAAAGAGCACCGGCTCCGAGCGCCCTTCTATCAGCACCGATACGGTAGCTTGCGCATGGCCTCCCTCGCTGCCAACATAGAATTCCACGGGTATATCTACTATATCACCCGGCAAAAGCGTGAGACTGTCCACCCCTCTAACGAGAGCACACGCGCAACTTGTGACGACTCTCGTGATTTTGAATGGGTCCGAATCAGAGTTGCGCAGTTCGAAAGTATGGTTGACGATGGCCCGTTGACGGGCCACAGGGAACGTGAAGCGGTGTTCTGGACCGACGGAGGCGCCGATCCAGTGACTCCGGCTCGTTAGGACCAATAACGTAGCCGCTGATAGAAGGGTAACAAGCGGAACGCCCCACACGACCAGCTTCTTCATTTGAATGCGCATTATTGGTCTTCTCTGACTTCACGCGCATCACGCGCCGACGACTCTACACAAGCCGAACCGCGCTTGGTTCCACAACTTCTCAGGGCGCGGGTTGCCTGCCGCACCCACTCGTGCACAACTGCTCACTGCCGGGCGAGGCGGCTTATTCGGAGCTTGGGCACCGATCAGTTCCAACAGGTACCGTCCCCTGTAATGCTAACGTCGGAGACGTACTTTGTCTCCTTCTGTATATAGTTCTTACACATAAAGACGTTATCCCCTGGAACGTCGCAATGAGCGCACGGCGCTGGCGGGTTGGGGCCATCGCACTCAAGCGAGGAGTCCTTCGTGCATTTCCAGAGTGTCCCACACACATAGATGGGCGGGATCGACTCGAAGTCCAAGCCTCCCTCCGAATAGACTTCATAAAGTGGGACCACTTTCGCGTCTACTATACCGTCCAGGTACCGACACAGGCTGCCATAATCGCACTGCTGGTTGCATGGAGGTGGGGGACAAGGACCTTCTACTCTTCGATAACATATGGTCGCATCCACCTCACGACCCGTGGTTGTCACTATTCCGGCTACTACCATAAGTGCCGCGGGGACAATCGCACACAGCAAGTGCAGTCGCTTGATACCCCTGAAGTTAAACATGTGCTTCGCCTCCCTTCCGACCTCCCCCTGCTTGTTCGGGCTCTCAAGTTACCTCAGTTTCATGCCGATCGTTTTTCTACGACTCTGCTGATTTTCTGCGCCTTCTCGATTGCCAAAGCCTCCCGGGGCCATTTTCTTCACAAGCTCCTCCGGCACAAGCTCGCCGTCAACAATGTCCATGATCTGAAATTCGCCCGCGACATCGTGCCGGAACATCTGTACGGCCGGCCCGAGGGGCATCGTTTGCCACGTGAACAGGGCGTCGTCGAGGTCAGGATTTACTTCGATGGAAGTGATCTCGTTGAAGGTAGTCTGGATTACGCGTCGTTCCGTGGGCTTGGCCTCGACGTCGTAGGTCATCCGGCGCCACTCCTTTGGGAACCACATGCCGGGCATGATCTCGGCCGGCACCAGCGCGATTTCCTCGTTCAAGAATCCGTCGGGACCGTAGCGCCTCGTTTCGGTCGCCA
It encodes:
- a CDS encoding DUF1573 domain-containing protein; protein product: MKKLVVWGVPLVTLLSAATLLVLTSRSHWIGASVGPEHRFTFPVARQRAIVNHTFELRNSDSDPFKITRVVTSCACALVRGVDSLTLLPGDIVDIPVEFYVGSEGGHAQATVSVLIEGRSEPVLFLLEGDVVEEYPTTVSFGTIRRGEAVKKSFEINTFPGQPEIVILSVSYDRRAFHVTFEMSEVRRGAQKVTAALCDTIPYGHFSSTLRVLTNDVEVPEKSIVFSGYVLLPLEVSDKTLYLGVIGARDPVSATVELYSPYGHAVELIGVENAKPGYFAWNVEERGLPDRLKVTISTTEKSPPVGVLKGTLIFHARVGETNEQVRVEAYGLVQ